In Methanocella paludicola SANAE, the sequence GGTTGTGGATTGCAGGGAAAGCATGGGGCTGGATAAGGGCGGAGGCCTCGCCCAGAGGGGCACTCTGTCCGAGACGGGCAGGCCCGATGTAATAGCCATAGCAATGACTCCCGGCAGGCGGCACATCACCAAGCCCGTTTGCGAGGTCACCCACGGACTACGAAGGGAGGGCATCCAGGTCAGCGTGCTGGTCCTTTTCTCCGGAGGAGGCGTCCCGTCGGATTCGAAGGACGCGGCCATCGGCCGGGGCCCGAAGTTCGGCCTGTCCGAGAAGGAGATCGAGCAGATAAACCGCCACAAGCTGGCATTGATACACCTGGGGAACGTCAAGTCTCACGTCATATACAAGGCAAGGGACATCTTACGGTTCGTAACTATCCCGGCCATCATCGTATGTCAGACCCCTGTCGACTTCGAGGACTTCGCCAAAATAGGCGTCAAGACCCGAGTCGTAAACCCGGAACCTGATAAGGTCGAAACACAGGGGACGATCGTCGAGATCGTCACCGGTATCACGAGAGGTCAGACTTGCTCGAGAGACAAGCTGAACGAGATCGTGAAAGATATCATTAGCATTAACCCGCAGAAGCTAGCTACACAAGGAGTGTAAAAATATGGCATACAAAGCACAATATTACCCCGGTAAAACTTCTGTGGCCCAGAACAGAAAGAAGTTCATGGACCCATCTTACAAGCTGGAGAAGATCAGGAGCCTCTCCGACGACGACGTAGTCATCATGCTCGGGCACCGCGCCCCGGGATCGGCCTACAAGACCATCCACCCGCCACTCAAGGAAGGCGGCGAGCCGGATGACCCGATCAGGAAGATCGTAGAGCCCACCGCCGGCGCAGCAGCCGGTGACAGGATCAGGTACTGCCAGTTCACTGACTCCATGTTCTACGCGCCCGCCGTGCCCTACCTCAGGTCATGGATGGCCGCGACCAGGTACAGGGGAGTAGACCCCGGTACGCTGTCCGGCCGTCAGATCGTAGAGGCCCGTGAGAGGGATGTGGAGAAGATCACCAAGGAACTCATGGAGACAGAGGTCTACGATGCAGCGAGAAGCGGCTTAAGAGGCTGCACCGTGCACGGCCACTCCCTCAGGCTGAACGAGAACGGCATGATGTTCGACATGCTGCAGAGGGTCGTCCTGGACAAGAACGGCAACGTCTACGCCGTCAAGGACCAGGTCGGCGACCCGCTGGACCGCAAGGTCAACCTCGGCAAGCCAATGTCCGATGCGGAACTCAAGAAGAGGACCACCATCTACTTCATCGGCGGCGTACCCTTCAGGTCCGACGCTGAGGTCGTAGGCTGGGTCCAGAGGATCCACAACGAGAGGACCAAGTGCGGCTTCGCGCCGAAGTTGTAAGGTGAGGTGAGATAAAATGTCAGTAAAAGAAACCCAGAAGAGATTCATAAAGGCGATGAAGAAGAAGTTCGCCGGAGAAGACCCCACCTCCACGACGACTGTGTACAAGTACGAAGGCTACACGCAGTCCAAGAGGAAGGTCGAGTTCAAGAAGGCTGGAGACGCCATCGCAAAGAAGAGGGGCATCTCAGCTTACAACCCGATGGTCCACATGGGCGGTATCCCGCTCGGCCAGAGGCAGCTCACCCCTTACGTAGTATCCGGAACCGATGTCGTAGTTGAGGGTGATGACCTTCACTTCGTCAACAACGCTGCAATGCAGCAGTTCTGGGATGAAATAAGGAGGACTGTAATCGTCGGCCTCGACACCGCTCACGCGACCCTTGAGAAGCGTCTTGGCAAGACCGTCACCCCTGAGACGATCAGCAACTACCTGGCCATCCTCAACCACGCGATGCCCGGTGCGGCGGTCGTTCAGGAACACATGGTCGAGACCAACCCGGCCTTGACCGATGACTGTTTCGTGAAGGTCTTCACTGGCGACGACGAGCTTGCCGACTCCATCGACAAGCAGTACGTACTGGACATCAACAAGGCCTTCCCGAAGGACCAGGCCGCAGCCCTGAAGAAGGCTGTCGGCAAGTCGCTGTACCAGGCCGTCCACATCCCGACCACCGTGGTCAGGACCTGCGACGGCGGCACGACCTCCAGATGGTCGGCCATGCAGATCGGCATGTCGTTCATCGACGCATACAAGATGTGCGCCGGTGAAGCGGCCGTCGCCGACCTCGCATTCGCCGCAAAGCACGCCTCGTTAGTCGAGATGGCGGACATTCTGCCCGCAAGGCGTGCCAGGGGCCCGAACGAGCCCGGCGGATTAAGCTTCGGCTTCCTCGCCGACATCGTGCAGACCAACCGCAAGTACCCGGACGACCCGTGCAAGTCGTCGCTCGAGGTAGTCGCGGCCGGCTGCATGCTGTATGACCAGATCTGGCTCGGCTCCTACATGTCCGGTGGTGTCGGCTTCACGCAGTATGCGACCGCCGCCTACACCGATGATATCCTGGATGACTTCACCTACTACGGTTATGACTACGCCAAGGGCAAGTACAAGATCGGCCAGACCAAGCCGACCATGGACATAGTCAACGACCTGTCGACGGAAGTCACCCTGTATGGTATCGAGCAGTACGAGAAGTACCCGACCACCCTCGAGGACCACTTCGGTGGCTCGCAGAGGGCGACCGTGCTCTCGGCAGCAGCCGGTGTTACCACCGCTATCGCGACCGGTAACTCCAACGCTGGCCTGTCCGGCTGGTACATGTCAATGTACCTGCACAAGGAAGCATGGGGCAGGCTGGGCTTCTTCGGCTACGACCTGCAGGACCAGTGCGGTGCGACCAACGTGTTCTCGTGCCGCTCTGATGAGGGCGCCATTGATGAGTTAAGAGGCCCGAACTACCCGAACTACGCGATGAACGTCGGCCACCAGGGTGGCTACGCCGGTATCGCCGGTGCAGCTCACTTCGGCCGCGGCGACGCGTGGACGGCGAGCCCGCTCATCAAGATCTGCTTCGCGGACAAGAGCCTTGCCTTCGACTTCACCGAGCCGAGGAAGGAGTTCGCCCGCGGCGCGATCCGCGAGTTCATGCCGGCTGGCGAGAGGACTCTCGTCATCCCCGCAAAGTAAGTGTGAAACTTCGATTGAGGTTCTTCGGGACCTCAATTTTTCCTATTTTTTGTGTGTTTCTCGTTTTTAAAAGCTATTCAATGTAGAGTTAACTATTTATAAGACGTCGCATATGTGTAGTTTAACTGCCGAAGTGTTTAACCATGTCTCAACGATCGATCGATGGGGTAATGACGCGGCAATTGCGCCTGAATGTGGACGAGCGCGGCTCTCTCATGGAGGTCATGCGCCCGGATTGGGACGTTTTCGAAAGGTTCGGGCAGGTATATGTTACTTCAGCTTACCCCGGCGTCGTGAAGGGATGGCACTATCACAAGAAGCAGTATGATAACTTTGTTTGTGTCAGGGGCATGATGAAGGTGGCCCTGTTCGACAGCCGGGATAACTCGCCGACGAAAGGCCTGCTCAACGAATTTTTCATCGGCGAGAGAAATCCTCTGCTTGTAAAGATCCCGCCATATGTATATCATGGCTTTAAGTGCATCGGCACGAATGAGGCCCTGATCGTGAACGTGCCGACCGGGCTCTACGATTATAACGAGCCGGATGAATACCGGTTACCTCCTGATACAAAAGAGATACCCTACGACTGGGGCTTAACCCCTGGCCTGATGCATGGATAATAGTATATGAGACCGTACTCGACGAGCATTTTCGACTAATAAGGAGCTACACATGAACGCTGAACCTGAACATTACGGGCAGGAAGATCGCCCGGCGGCGCTGGTGCCGAAAAAAGTGTTCTTTACGACCGGCGTCGGCAGGCATAAGGAAATGCTGGAATCATTCGAGATGGCCTTGAGGGATGCCGGTATCGAGAAGTTCAACCTGGTGACGGTAAGCTCCATACTACCACCCGGGTGTATCATCGTTGAAAGATCGGAAGGCCTCAAAGAGCTGGTTCCCGGCGAGATCGTATTTACCGTGATGTCCAGGAACTCGTCCAACGAGCCGAGCCGGCGCATCGCCGCGGCCATCGGCTGCGCCATACCCGCGGACAGCCAGGCCGATTTTGGCTATTTATCCGAGCACCACTCCTATGGCGAGAGCGAGGAATGTGCAGGTAAATACGCGGGAGAGCTCGCCAGGGAGATGTTCTACACCTGGAAGAACGAGTACCCGCTCAGGATCAGCTACGCCGCCAGGAGCGCCGAGGTGGACGAGGACGGCAACTGGGCTACTGTGCTCGCTGCGGCCGTATTTATTCTATGATTTGCTCCTGATAAACTATTTATATAACGTCGCATATGGGTAATTTGATGGTCAGAAAAGTCAAGCGCCGCGTCTCATGCCTCCCTAAGGCCACCTATTATAAGCCAAGGGAGATCCCCATGTGCGACCTAGAGATCGTAAATTTGTCTATTGAAGAGCTCGAGGCTATACGCCTGTGCGACCTCCTCCAGGTAGAGCAGAACGAAGCCGCTGACATGATGGGCATCTCGAGGAAGACCTTCTGGAACGACCTGCAAAAAGCAAGGCAAAAGGTCGTAGATGCCCTCGTCAACGGCAAGGCCATCGAGATCTCCGGCGGAGAGTACGTGAATAGCGGCGAATGTAAGGTCGAGTTCTTTTGCAGGGACTGCGGTAACCTATGGGAGTCTCCGTGCGGCAGTGGCCGCCCCGGGGCGTGTCCCTCCTGCTCATCAAAAAGCATCTATAGAAAAGGGGGCGACGGCAGAGGAAGAAGACTGCTCGACAACGGCTACCGCTGCCCTAAAGATACAAAGGAAGGAACAAAAAATGGAAGCGAGTAATACGACAAGGATCGCAATACCATCTATGACGGAAGGTGGACTCGAATCGGACATATGCGCTCATTTCGGCTCATGCGAGTTTTTCACGCTCGTGGATATCTCGAACGGGAAGCCGGTCGGCGTTAACGCCCTGAGTAACGCGTCGCCGGACGGCGTGCACAACTGCGCCGCCCCCGCAATACTGTTAAAGGAAAGCGGCGTGGACGTGGTCATCGTCTCGGGGATCGGGGGCAGGCCGCTGGTATCACTGACCAGCAAGGGCATACGCGTCTACGGAGGCGCTTTCGGCAGAGTATCCGACGCCCTCCAGGACTTCTCCTCCGGCGCCCTGAACGAGCTATCCGACCAGGGCACCTGTAACTGCTCACACCATTAGAGGCGACTGGTAATGAGCAGCTCTACAAAAAGCTCCGCTTGCGAGTCGTGTTCCAGCAAAACGAGCACCTGCAGCCCCGATTCCTGCGGCAACGCGGAAAAGAACGAGCAGGAACTCCGCATAAAGAATAACATGGCGAGGATCAAGTACCGCATCGCCATCGTGAGCGGCAAGGGCGGCGTGGGCAAGAGCACGGTGACCGCCGGCCTCGCGATCGCCCTCGCAAAAAGCGGCTATACGGTCGGCGTTCTAGATGCGGACGTGAGCGGCCCCAACATGCCTCACCTGCTGGGCATCGAGGACGAAAAAATGACGGGTGACGAGAACGGCTTTCTGCCCGTAGAGGCTCCGCACGGCATCGAGGTCGCGTCCGTCGAGTCCATCATATCGGCGAGCGACGCGCCCGTGGTCTGGAGAGGGCCGATGCGCAGCTCCCTCGTCAACCAGTTCCTGGCGGACGTGCAGTGGGGTCAGCTTGACTTTTTACTCGTTGACCTGCCCCCCGGCACAGGGGATGAGCCCCTGAGCATCATGCAGACCATGCCCCTCACGGGCCTCGTCGTCGTGAGCACGCCCTCGAACCTCTCGCTCCTGGACGTGAGCAAGATCGTCAACATGGCGAAGATGCTGAACACGAGGATCCTGGGCGTCGTGGAGAACATGGCGTACTTCGAGTGCCCGGGCTGCCATGAAAAGGTGTTCCCGTTCGGCGAAGATACCGTGAAGCGACTCTGCGAGAAGTACGGGCTTGACATGCTGGGAAGCATCCCCATGGACGCGTCCAACAGGGGAAGCGATGTCATTACCGAAGGCTCCGGGATCGAGAAATATACGGGTGATATTGCCCGCAAGATCACGGGCATACTTGAAAGGTGATATGAAATGGCCACGCTGGTAGATATAAAAGACCTGACCGTCACGTATGACGGCGATAAGGTGCTCGACAACGTCAGCCTGAGCATCGAGGAAGGCGAGATGATCGGCATCATTGGCCGGAGCGGCTCCGGCAAGACCGTCCTGCTGAACGTCCTCCGCGGGCTGGACGAATCCATACCGGCGACCGGCCAGATCGTCTATCACGGTGCCGCCTGTGACTGGTGCGGCCGCGTCGAGCCTCCTGGAAAGGCCGGCGGCTCATGCCCGAAATGCGGCGGCCCCCTCTCTCCCATATCGGAGGACATACTCAACGGCGCTGACCCGGTAAAAAAGAGAAATATCTCCCGCAGGGTAGCGATCATGATCCAGAGGACCTTCGGCATCTACGGCGACGACAGCGTCATCGAGAACGTCATGAAGGCGCTGGACGACTCGGGATATGGCGGCGACCGGATCATGCGCGCCGCGGACATCATCGACCAGGTCAAGCTGTCCCACCGGATGATGCACATCGCCCGGGACCTGTCGGGCGGCGAAAAGCAGCGCGTGGTCATGGCCCGGCAGCTCGCACGGGAGCCGATGATGCTCCTGGCCGACGAGCCCACCGGCACGCTGGACCCGAAGACCGCGCAGGTCGTCCACCAGAATCTCAAGAAGCTGTCGAAGGAGCTGGGCATCACCGTGCTCATCACCTCCCACTTCCCCGGGGTCATCGAGGAAATGGCCACCCGGGCCCTTCTGCTCGAGAACGGCCGGATAAAGATGCTCGGCCGGCCGGAGGACGTAATAAAGGCGTTCACGGGCGGCATCGAGGCCGTAGAGCGGAAGGAGGTCCAGGCCGGAGGCAGCGTCATAAAGGTCGAAGGCCTCTACAAGAAGTATTTTTCCGTTGACCGGGGCGTCATCAACGCGGTGAATGGCGTGAGCTTCGACATCCGTGAGGGCGAGATCTTCGGCATCGTGGGCACCAGCGGCGCCGGAAAGACATCGCTTACAAATATCCTGACGGGTAACCTGGAGCCGACCTCGGGCATGGTCGAAATGAAGGTGGGCGACGACTGGATCAACCTGTGCGAGCCGGGCTACTATGCCCGGGGCAGGGCCAAGCCGTACATAGGCCTGCTCCACCAGGAGTACGACCTTTATCCTCATCGCACGGTCATCGAGAACATGACCGATTCCATCGGGCTCGAGTTCCCGGCGGAGCTGGCCCAGAAAAAGGCCATCCATACGCTTCAGATATCCGGCTTCGACGAGAAGAGAAGCCGCGATATCCTCGGCAAGTACCCCGGGGAGCTTTCCGAGGGCGAGCGCCACAGGGTCGCGCTGGCGCAGGTTCTCATAAAAGAGCCGCACGTCATATTTTTGGACGAGCCCACGGGCACCATGGACCCCATAACGAAAAAATACGTGATCAACTCGATCCTTTCCGCAAGGCAGGACATCGGCGAGACCTTCGTCATCGTTTCCCATGACATGGACTTCGTCAGGACGATCTGCGACCGGGCCGCCTACGTGAAGGGAGGCAAGATCGTATCGATGGGCAAGCCCGAAGAAGTACTGCCCCTCATCCAGGAGATCATGAAATGAGGACCGTCATACAATTCGGCCCTCAGCACCCCGTATGGATCGAGCCCCTCCGGCTAAAGCTGAGCCTGGACGGTGAGATCGTCCGGGATGCGGAGCTGGAGGCCGGATACGTCCATAAGGGGCTTGAGAAGAAGTTCGAATGGGACTACAACAAGGGCGCTTACCTTTCGGAGCGAGTCTGCGCCATCTGCACGCAGCACCACTCGACGTGCTATTGTATGGCCGTCGAGGGCACGATGGGCCTTGAAATCCCTCGTCGGGCGGCCATTATCCGCACTATCATGCTTGAGCTCGAGAGGCTCCACAGCCATTTGCTCGCCATTGGCCTGACGCTCGAGTCCATCGGCTTCGAGAATATGTTCATGCTGTGCTTCCGTAACAGGGAGATGGTCCTCGACGTGTTCGAGCGCTCTACAGGTAACCGCGTGCTCCACGGCATCAACATCGTCGGCGGCGTGATCAGGAACATCGGCCCCGAGATGGCGAAGGAGATCAGCGACTTCTGCGACGCCATGGAGAAAAAATGTCACGACCTCGAGAGCATGATCGTAAATAGCTACACGATCAGGCAGCGCATGCAGGGCGTGGGCGTCATGAGCGAGAAGCTCGCCAAAGACCTCTGCGTGGTCGGGCCCGTGGCCCGGGGCAGCAACGTGCCCTATGACGTCCGGCACGCATACCCGTATTTACTCTATAAAGAGGTCAAGGTGACGCCCGTAACGGAAAAGGACGGCGACTGCTGGGCCCGCTCGCTCGTCAGGGTCCGCGAGCTGTTCCAGTCCATCGAGATCATCCGGCAATGCCTGCCTTTGCTGGAGGGCACGCCCGACGAGCTTTTCGCCAAGTCTAAGACCCTGCCGGACGGCGAATACTTCGCGCGGGATGAGGCTCCCAGGGGCGAATTATTCTATTATGTGAGAGGCAAGAAGTCCAAGGAGCTGGACCGGGTAAAAATAAGAACGTCGACATATGCGAACGGGATCGGCATAGTCCCCCTGATAAGAGGGTCGCACCTGGCGGACGTCGGCCTCATAACGATCACGTTCGACCCGTGCATAGGGTGCTTCGACAGGTGACGGCCGTGACCGATCCGTGTGCCTCATTTGGCGACGGCTTCGTGAAGGCGCACGATGGCGTCGGCCTTTATTATCGGCAATGGTCGCCTCCCGTGGAAGTGACTTCCTTTGTCCTGTTCATCCACGGCATAGGCCTTCACGGAAGCTCTCCCCCATACGGAGAAAAGATCCTGATCAGGCAATTACTGGACCGGGGTACGGCTTTTTATTCTATCGACCTCCGGGGCCATGGCATGTCCGGAGGCAGCATCGACGGGATCTCCCGGGATACTCTTATAAAAGATATCGATAGCCATGTTGAGCATATCCATGAGCAGTATAGTAGCGCCAGGATATTTTTGTACGGCCATAATTTCGGAGGCATACTGGCACTGTACTACGCTTCCAGGTGCCCGAAAAACCTGCGCGGCATCATAATGTCCGAGTATTCGACACGGATACGGGATGAGGTGAAAAAGATCCGGGAACCGACCGCGGCGATCGCGCTCAAGGAACGCCTCGTTGAGAAGCTATATAAAAGATCGAAAAAGCTCGAGATCCTGTCGCCCGATGATTACGAGCAGCTCTGCGACAAATACCGTATTCCCATGGACGCCGGCATCATGAGGTCCCTGGAAACGTCGGGAAGCGGCCGAAAATGCATGCTATATGGCAAAGACTTCTTCACGGCTTGCGGTGTCGGCCAGGATGCCGCGATCGCAGGGGCAGTCAGGCTGCCCTTTCTGACTATATTCTCCCGAAATGACCCATTCTTCGACATCCGGGGAGCCTATGACATCCTTACCCGCGTCCAGTCGTACGATAAAGAGCTGACCCAGGTGGACGCGGCGGGCCACTATGGCATCATCGAGGCAAGCAAGGATATCGTCGGCAAATGGGTCCTTTCCAGGACCACCAAATAAGCCTCTCATGCGAAATGTATTTCTATTTTGTCTCATATGAGTAATAATTGTATATGAGGAGCGTTACCAATGGAAATTTGTATAACGGCAACTTCGGATGACCTGGAAAGTAAAGTGGACGGACGGTTCGGGCGATGTAAGTTTTTCATCCTCGTCGACCCCTCGACCATGAAGTACAGGGCAGTGCGTAATTCGGCAGCCGATGAATCCGGCGGCGCAGGTATCAAAGCCGCCAATACCGTGATAAAATATGCGCCCGCTGCTATCATTACGGGGCTGATTGGGGACAACGCCTTTAACGTCATTAAGGCATTCGGCGTGAAGCTATACTCGTGCGGGAACGTGAATGTCAGAGAAGCCGTGGGACAATATAGCGCCGGAAAGCTGAGAACCATCGACGCTCCAAAATAAGGAGGATCTAAGATGCCAGGACGAGATGGAACAGGCCCCGAGGGTAAAGGCCCCCGTGGAAGAAGGATGGGGCCATGCAGGGATACGAATATCCCTACAGGCCCTGATGAGAAAAAGAACGACGCGGGCGAGGATACGCCCGGCTCCGCCATCTATGGCGTCGGCCGCGGCGGGAAGCCCCGTGGATGCGGCCAAGGGTTTAGCGGCGGTC encodes:
- the mcrC gene encoding methyl-coenzyme M reductase I operon protein C yields the protein MPIDRETQVVDCRESMGLDKGGGLAQRGTLSETGRPDVIAIAMTPGRRHITKPVCEVTHGLRREGIQVSVLVLFSGGGVPSDSKDAAIGRGPKFGLSEKEIEQINRHKLALIHLGNVKSHVIYKARDILRFVTIPAIIVCQTPVDFEDFAKIGVKTRVVNPEPDKVETQGTIVEIVTGITRGQTCSRDKLNEIVKDIISINPQKLATQGV
- the mcrG gene encoding coenzyme-B sulfoethylthiotransferase subunit gamma, giving the protein MAYKAQYYPGKTSVAQNRKKFMDPSYKLEKIRSLSDDDVVIMLGHRAPGSAYKTIHPPLKEGGEPDDPIRKIVEPTAGAAAGDRIRYCQFTDSMFYAPAVPYLRSWMAATRYRGVDPGTLSGRQIVEARERDVEKITKELMETEVYDAARSGLRGCTVHGHSLRLNENGMMFDMLQRVVLDKNGNVYAVKDQVGDPLDRKVNLGKPMSDAELKKRTTIYFIGGVPFRSDAEVVGWVQRIHNERTKCGFAPKL
- the mcrA gene encoding coenzyme-B sulfoethylthiotransferase subunit alpha, coding for MSVKETQKRFIKAMKKKFAGEDPTSTTTVYKYEGYTQSKRKVEFKKAGDAIAKKRGISAYNPMVHMGGIPLGQRQLTPYVVSGTDVVVEGDDLHFVNNAAMQQFWDEIRRTVIVGLDTAHATLEKRLGKTVTPETISNYLAILNHAMPGAAVVQEHMVETNPALTDDCFVKVFTGDDELADSIDKQYVLDINKAFPKDQAAALKKAVGKSLYQAVHIPTTVVRTCDGGTTSRWSAMQIGMSFIDAYKMCAGEAAVADLAFAAKHASLVEMADILPARRARGPNEPGGLSFGFLADIVQTNRKYPDDPCKSSLEVVAAGCMLYDQIWLGSYMSGGVGFTQYATAAYTDDILDDFTYYGYDYAKGKYKIGQTKPTMDIVNDLSTEVTLYGIEQYEKYPTTLEDHFGGSQRATVLSAAAGVTTAIATGNSNAGLSGWYMSMYLHKEAWGRLGFFGYDLQDQCGATNVFSCRSDEGAIDELRGPNYPNYAMNVGHQGGYAGIAGAAHFGRGDAWTASPLIKICFADKSLAFDFTEPRKEFARGAIREFMPAGERTLVIPAK
- a CDS encoding dTDP-4-dehydrorhamnose 3,5-epimerase family protein, with amino-acid sequence MSQRSIDGVMTRQLRLNVDERGSLMEVMRPDWDVFERFGQVYVTSAYPGVVKGWHYHKKQYDNFVCVRGMMKVALFDSRDNSPTKGLLNEFFIGERNPLLVKIPPYVYHGFKCIGTNEALIVNVPTGLYDYNEPDEYRLPPDTKEIPYDWGLTPGLMHG
- a CDS encoding pyruvoyl-dependent arginine decarboxylase, with translation MNAEPEHYGQEDRPAALVPKKVFFTTGVGRHKEMLESFEMALRDAGIEKFNLVTVSSILPPGCIIVERSEGLKELVPGEIVFTVMSRNSSNEPSRRIAAAIGCAIPADSQADFGYLSEHHSYGESEECAGKYAGELAREMFYTWKNEYPLRISYAARSAEVDEDGNWATVLAAAVFIL
- a CDS encoding DUF134 domain-containing protein; its protein translation is MVRKVKRRVSCLPKATYYKPREIPMCDLEIVNLSIEELEAIRLCDLLQVEQNEAADMMGISRKTFWNDLQKARQKVVDALVNGKAIEISGGEYVNSGECKVEFFCRDCGNLWESPCGSGRPGACPSCSSKSIYRKGGDGRGRRLLDNGYRCPKDTKEGTKNGSE
- a CDS encoding NifB/NifX family molybdenum-iron cluster-binding protein, with translation MTEGGLESDICAHFGSCEFFTLVDISNGKPVGVNALSNASPDGVHNCAAPAILLKESGVDVVIVSGIGGRPLVSLTSKGIRVYGGAFGRVSDALQDFSSGALNELSDQGTCNCSHH
- a CDS encoding Mrp/NBP35 family ATP-binding protein → MSSSTKSSACESCSSKTSTCSPDSCGNAEKNEQELRIKNNMARIKYRIAIVSGKGGVGKSTVTAGLAIALAKSGYTVGVLDADVSGPNMPHLLGIEDEKMTGDENGFLPVEAPHGIEVASVESIISASDAPVVWRGPMRSSLVNQFLADVQWGQLDFLLVDLPPGTGDEPLSIMQTMPLTGLVVVSTPSNLSLLDVSKIVNMAKMLNTRILGVVENMAYFECPGCHEKVFPFGEDTVKRLCEKYGLDMLGSIPMDASNRGSDVITEGSGIEKYTGDIARKITGILER
- the atwA gene encoding methyl coenzyme M reductase system, component A2 yields the protein MATLVDIKDLTVTYDGDKVLDNVSLSIEEGEMIGIIGRSGSGKTVLLNVLRGLDESIPATGQIVYHGAACDWCGRVEPPGKAGGSCPKCGGPLSPISEDILNGADPVKKRNISRRVAIMIQRTFGIYGDDSVIENVMKALDDSGYGGDRIMRAADIIDQVKLSHRMMHIARDLSGGEKQRVVMARQLAREPMMLLADEPTGTLDPKTAQVVHQNLKKLSKELGITVLITSHFPGVIEEMATRALLLENGRIKMLGRPEDVIKAFTGGIEAVERKEVQAGGSVIKVEGLYKKYFSVDRGVINAVNGVSFDIREGEIFGIVGTSGAGKTSLTNILTGNLEPTSGMVEMKVGDDWINLCEPGYYARGRAKPYIGLLHQEYDLYPHRTVIENMTDSIGLEFPAELAQKKAIHTLQISGFDEKRSRDILGKYPGELSEGERHRVALAQVLIKEPHVIFLDEPTGTMDPITKKYVINSILSARQDIGETFVIVSHDMDFVRTICDRAAYVKGGKIVSMGKPEEVLPLIQEIMK
- a CDS encoding nickel-dependent hydrogenase large subunit → MRTVIQFGPQHPVWIEPLRLKLSLDGEIVRDAELEAGYVHKGLEKKFEWDYNKGAYLSERVCAICTQHHSTCYCMAVEGTMGLEIPRRAAIIRTIMLELERLHSHLLAIGLTLESIGFENMFMLCFRNREMVLDVFERSTGNRVLHGINIVGGVIRNIGPEMAKEISDFCDAMEKKCHDLESMIVNSYTIRQRMQGVGVMSEKLAKDLCVVGPVARGSNVPYDVRHAYPYLLYKEVKVTPVTEKDGDCWARSLVRVRELFQSIEIIRQCLPLLEGTPDELFAKSKTLPDGEYFARDEAPRGELFYYVRGKKSKELDRVKIRTSTYANGIGIVPLIRGSHLADVGLITITFDPCIGCFDR
- a CDS encoding alpha/beta fold hydrolase encodes the protein MTDPCASFGDGFVKAHDGVGLYYRQWSPPVEVTSFVLFIHGIGLHGSSPPYGEKILIRQLLDRGTAFYSIDLRGHGMSGGSIDGISRDTLIKDIDSHVEHIHEQYSSARIFLYGHNFGGILALYYASRCPKNLRGIIMSEYSTRIRDEVKKIREPTAAIALKERLVEKLYKRSKKLEILSPDDYEQLCDKYRIPMDAGIMRSLETSGSGRKCMLYGKDFFTACGVGQDAAIAGAVRLPFLTIFSRNDPFFDIRGAYDILTRVQSYDKELTQVDAAGHYGIIEASKDIVGKWVLSRTTK
- a CDS encoding NifB/NifX family molybdenum-iron cluster-binding protein — its product is MEICITATSDDLESKVDGRFGRCKFFILVDPSTMKYRAVRNSAADESGGAGIKAANTVIKYAPAAIITGLIGDNAFNVIKAFGVKLYSCGNVNVREAVGQYSAGKLRTIDAPK
- a CDS encoding DUF5320 domain-containing protein; its protein translation is MPGRDGTGPEGKGPRGRRMGPCRDTNIPTGPDEKKNDAGEDTPGSAIYGVGRGGKPRGCGQGFSGGRRRSR